CCTCAGGGGGCTGGAGAAAAGGCGCTACGCGCCAATCCTTCATCCCGACAGAAGGCCGCCGGTTTACGGCGAGGGCGAGAAAATCACCGTCACGAGCGACGTTCCCGTTGAGCTCTTCGTCGACGGTAAGCCAGCCGGAACGGGGAATAGATTTGAACTGGTGCTGCCCAGGGGGGTTCACGAACTTCTCGCAAAGGGGGAGAAAGTTAGGGGATGGGCCAGAGTGTGGGTTGTGGACTACAGGGAGGAGATAATGAGGCTCTACGACAGATGCTTCCTCGAACTCGCCAGGAGAAAGGGGCTGGGGGGTAAGGACCTCGCCCCGGAGGAACTTGCCCACAGGTTGCGGGGTGAATACGACTGGAGGGACCTGAAGACCGTCACGTACCTTTTCGAGGTCGCCAGGTACAGCCTCTATCCCGTTGGAAGGCGGGAGTTCATGGAGTTCTATCGGTCCCTGTCCCGACTGGTGGGAGGTGACTGCTATGAGGAAGATTGATACCTCTCTGATTCTCTATCCCGTCCTCATGGTGCTCGTCTATGCCCTTTCGGGATACCCCCTCCTGAGCGGATACCTGGGGGATTTCGTGGCAAGCATCGAGGTGCTCCTGCTGTTTTTCCTCCTCTCCCGGCTCTTGCTCTTGCTCCCCAATTACGGGGAAGTTGCCTCCAAACTCGTTAAGGGGGCAGGCTTTGCACTCGCGTTCTATCTCCTGCCCTCCGAACCGTACACCAGCTTGGAATTCCAGCTTCCCCTCACCCTTCTCGCCGCAGGGATTACCGCGGCCAGCGTCGCGCCGGAGCTCCCGGAGGTTCCAGGGCTTCTAACTAGGGGTCTTGGGGTGGCCCTCGTCTTCTACGCCCTCTACCTCTTCAGCGGCCAGCTGGTCAGGGGATACATTATAGCCCCCGCGTTCCTCTACGCCGCGGCGGCATCGGTGGTCGTGTACGCGCTCGTTGCCGCCGAACGCTCCGGCCTGATAGGAAGCCGTTTCGTGGAGAGAAACGCCGCCGGAATAATACTGCTCTTTGTACTCCTGGGGCTGTACGCCGGGCTCAGGCCCTACATGCTTGAGAACTATCCACGGTACGTGTTTTACCTGGAGTGGGGGACGATAGGCTTCGCAACCCTGCTGGCGGCGATGGCCGTGCAGAACCACCTCTCGGCGGCGAACCTTGAGAACTATCTGGTGGGAGAGTGGAAAAAGCACAGTATGGAGATATCCATAACCGGGGACGAGGAGTTCGAACGTGTGAAGGGAGCGGTGGAAGACTTCGTTCTCCGTAAAAAGAAGGGCCCGCTCGTGACGTTCCTGACTTACTACGGCATAAAAGCCCTAGGAAACATTGAAGCCGTTAGAGAGCTCACCGAGCCCATCGTGGAGTACGAGGAGGAGTGCTATTCGGTGTTCACCCCGAGCTGGCTGGTTAGGAAGAGGGAGAGAGAACGCCTCCAAAGACGCCTTCAGCTTGTTAAATCTGCCATCGAAAAGATTGAAGAGTATATGGGGGGGTAAAAGATGAACGCGGAGTCCTACGCAACCCTCTGCGATGAAGTCGTTTCGGCGGTTTCCAAGGTTTACATCGGCAACGAGGAAGTTGTAAGGAAAACGCTGGCGGCGGCTCTCGTAAATGGAAACGTCCTCTTTGAGGACCATCCGGGTCTGGGGAAAACCCTGCTCGCTAAGGCCTTCGGCCGCGCCCTCGGCCTGGAGTACCGCAGGGTTCAGTTCACGCCCGACCTGCTGCCGAGCGACATCATAGGGACCAAAGTCTGGAGGCAAAACCTCGGAACGTTTGAGCTTCTGAAGGGGCCGGTTTTCACGAACGTCCTTCTGGCGGACGAGATCAACCGCGCTCCCCCCAAGACCCAGTCCGCGCTGCTTGAGGCAATGGAGGAGCGCCAGGTCACGATAGAGGGCGACACCCTGAAGCTTGAGAGGCCCTTCTTCGTGATAGCCACCCAGAACCCCATCGAGTACGAGGGAACCTACCCCCTCCCCGAGGCCCAGCTCGACAGGTTCCTCCTCAGAATGAGCGTGGGATATCCGAAGAGCTTGGATGACGAAGTCGGAATCCTCAAGGCCAGGATATCGTGGGGCAAAGACGACCCAACGGCGGACATGGAGCCGGTCATGGACAGGGGCACGTTCCTGGAGATGCAGGCGTTCGTTGAGCACGAGGTGTTTATACACGACGAGGTTCTCAAATACATCGCGGGAATCGTCAGGGAGGTCAGGAAGGACGAAAGGGTCGAGGCGGGCCCGAGCCCCAGAGGCGCTCTGGCGCTGCTGAAGGTTTCCAAGGCGAACGCCATGATGAACGGCAGGGATTTCGTTGTTCCCGATGACGTTAAGAGATACGTCATAGATGCGCTAGCCCACAGAATCGTCCTCGGAGCGGAGTACGCCTTTGAGGGGGTGAGCGGTCGGGAGATCGTCGAGGCGGCGGTTAAGAGGGTCCCAGTTCCCAAAGAGTTCGAGCGTGAGGAGTGATGACCGCGGCCCGCTCCTTCATCTCCACCGCCCTCTGGTTCATCGCAGCTGGAATAATCTTCTCCATGCCGGGACTGGCGTACCTGGCGGTAATTCCCATGACGGTGCTGGCGGTGGGGCTTTTGGCCGATCCCCCGGAGGGAATATCGGTTGAGCGGGAGCTCGTCAAAACGAACCTTCGGGTGGGGGAAGAACTGAGGGTCAGCGTGCGCCTCAAGGTCGGGCGCGGCCTCGGCTTCGTGGTGATAAGGGACGCCCTCCCGGAGGAGTTTGCGCTGGTGGATGGGAGCAACGTCCGGGCGTTTTTCAAGGGGCCCCGGGAACTGGTGGTGGAGTACGAGTACATCATCAAACCCGCGAAGAGGGGCAGGTACCGCATCGGCCGCAGTGAGGTGATGGGCTACCACGTCTTTGGGCTCAAACCGAGCAGGTGGGGTGTTTTTGGTGAAGAAACCTACCTATCGGTGCTGCCGCGCGTAAGCCTTCCGAAGAGGACCAGAACGCCTGTTACAAAGTCCCAGATTCCCATCCCCGTGACGAGCGTCTCCATCAGGGGCGTGGCCTCCACGGACTTCAGGGAGATAAGGGAGTACCGCGCGGGCGACCCCGTCCGCTTCATAAACTGGAAGGCGTCCGCCAGGAAGGGTGAGGTTCTGGTAAACGAGTTCGAGAAGGAGGGCAAAAAGACGGTGCTTTTCATCATAGACGCAACGGGCTCCAAAGTCGGCTCCTCCGTGGAAAACCCCCTGGAATACAGCATCCAGCTCGTATCTTCCCTGGCGTACTACTTCACAAAGAGAAACTACAACGTTGGCCTCTACGTAGTGGGCCACGGAAAGCTCATCCTTCCCGCCACCGGGTCAAAGCAGCTGTATATCCTGGTTAAAACGCTCCTGGAGCTTGAAGAGGTTGAAGTTGAAAAGGAGGACTTCGTTCGCGCCGTGGAGGGCCTCAAGCACGTGCTTATCCGCTACACACCCCTGGTGATTTACGTCTCAAACCTGCTCCCCGAAAGACTGGCGGAGGTCATGGAGGGCATAAGAAGGCTTCGTCCGATATACCGGGATAAACGGCTTCCAATGCTCGTGTTCGATGTGTCCACGTACTCGCTTCTGGAGAGGGAGGTCAGCTCGCTGATACTGCTGGAGAAGCGGGCCCTCCGGCATGACCTTCTAAGGGCGGGTGTTTACTCAATCCTCTGGGATCCGACCAGGGAAGACGTGACCTCCGTCGTCACAAAAACTGTGAGGCTGATAAGATGAGAACGGATCACGTCCTGACGGCACTGAGGCTGGCAGTTTTGGTACCAATGGTACTCATAGTTTCGGACATGCTGACCTCGATAGCCCCCCTGACGGCGTTTCTTGGTGGACTCGGGATCGCCGCTCCAGAAACGCTGATCCGCCTCGGCGTGGCCGCGTTGGTGGGGTTTATAGTTCTCAACGGTGAATCCCCCGGGTGGTTGATTTCCCTCGCTTACTTCGCGAACATGCTGTACCTGATAATGAGGGCCTCCCCCCTGGTCGAAACAGCGTTCCCGACCCTGTACCCACCTCTGATGGATGCACTGAGGGAAAACGTGCTACTCCCAACTTCACGGGCGTTCTTCTACATCCCCGTGCTCGTCGTTGTCTCGATAGTTGACGACTACATCGGGGAGCTGCTTGAGAAGGAGAGGATTATGAGTGAGTGGGAAATTCCCGCGGGGGACGTTGCGGGCGTCGTTTACCCCTCCCTCTTAGTGATGGCCGTGGCAACGGTAACGTCCGCCCTGGTGTTCCTGTGGGCGATTGATTACCTCACCGGGAGAAAGGTGGATTTCGGGGAGCTATACTACCTCGCCCCTCCGCTTCTCCTCCTCGCGCTTGGGGTGTCGTTCAGCATGGGCATCTTCGGGCGTGGGAAGGTTGGACGCAACGTGCTGGTAATCAAAGCCAGAATGCCGCTGGGCAGGAGCTATTCATGGAAAATCGAGGGAGGGGACGACCTCGTCGTAACCGTGCTGACCCGGGGCGGTGAAATAATGGAACGGGAGATAAGGATAGAAACGGAAGTCAAAGAACCGCCAAAGAGGGTGATCCTTTACGTCAAGAATCTGGGGGTGGGAGAAGGGGAGGATTCCACCAAGAGGGTGCCGCTTAGAAAGGTTAAGGAGAGCACCGACGGGGATACGCGGTTTCTGCTGTACACCAACATGTGGCCCGTTGAGTTCTGAGCGCCGAAAATCTTTTGTTTGAAAATATGTCCATATTTCTGGTGGTACCATGCACGAACTCTACACGGCCCTTGCCGAGTACTACGACGCGATTTACAGACGGAGGGTCGAGCGGGTTTCTCAGGAGATAGACTTCGTGGAGGGACTCTTTAGAGAGGATGCGGAAAGGGAAGTACGGCGAATCCTAGACCTTGCCTGTGGAACCGGAATTCCAACGCTCGAACTCGCGAGGAGGGGATACCATGTTACAGGCCTCGACCTCCACGAAGAGATGCTGACCGTCGCGAGAAGAAAGGCCGAAAGGGAAGGGCTTAGCGTCGAGTTCATTCGGGGAAACGCGCTTGAGATTGATTTTGAGGAAGAGTTCGACGCGATAACGATGTTTTTCTCTTCAATCATGTATTTCGATGATTCTACAATTCAGGAATTATTTAATTCTGTAAAATGGGCTCTCAGGCCGGGCGGGATTTTCATCGCTGACTTCCCGTGCTGGTACTACGGCGGAAGGGACGGCCCGATAGTATGGGACGAGCGGAAGGGCGATGAGCGGTTAATCATAACCGACTGGCGCGAAATCGAGCCGGCCTTCCAGAAACTCCACTTCAAGAGGCTCGTGCAGATAGTGAAGCCCGACGGGAGCGTTAGGGCCTTCATGGTGGACGACGAGCTCAACATCTACACCCCGAGGGAGATGAGACTCTTAGCTGAGAAGCACTTCAGGAAGGTCAAAATCTACGGAGACCTCCACGAGCTGAGGCCCAGCGACAGGAGGTACTGGCTGGTGGCGGTGAAGTAGCCCAAAATTTTTAAACCCCCATCCACTTCTGTACAGGGGTGATGCCTATCGTTCATGGAAGGAGGAAAGCGCGGTCTGGAATGGCGCTACACAGTGGCGGCACTGCTGAGTTCGCTGGGCTCGGC
Above is a window of Thermococcus celericrescens DNA encoding:
- a CDS encoding AAA family ATPase, whose amino-acid sequence is MNAESYATLCDEVVSAVSKVYIGNEEVVRKTLAAALVNGNVLFEDHPGLGKTLLAKAFGRALGLEYRRVQFTPDLLPSDIIGTKVWRQNLGTFELLKGPVFTNVLLADEINRAPPKTQSALLEAMEERQVTIEGDTLKLERPFFVIATQNPIEYEGTYPLPEAQLDRFLLRMSVGYPKSLDDEVGILKARISWGKDDPTADMEPVMDRGTFLEMQAFVEHEVFIHDEVLKYIAGIVREVRKDERVEAGPSPRGALALLKVSKANAMMNGRDFVVPDDVKRYVIDALAHRIVLGAEYAFEGVSGREIVEAAVKRVPVPKEFEREE
- a CDS encoding DUF58 domain-containing protein, which encodes MTAARSFISTALWFIAAGIIFSMPGLAYLAVIPMTVLAVGLLADPPEGISVERELVKTNLRVGEELRVSVRLKVGRGLGFVVIRDALPEEFALVDGSNVRAFFKGPRELVVEYEYIIKPAKRGRYRIGRSEVMGYHVFGLKPSRWGVFGEETYLSVLPRVSLPKRTRTPVTKSQIPIPVTSVSIRGVASTDFREIREYRAGDPVRFINWKASARKGEVLVNEFEKEGKKTVLFIIDATGSKVGSSVENPLEYSIQLVSSLAYYFTKRNYNVGLYVVGHGKLILPATGSKQLYILVKTLLELEEVEVEKEDFVRAVEGLKHVLIRYTPLVIYVSNLLPERLAEVMEGIRRLRPIYRDKRLPMLVFDVSTYSLLEREVSSLILLEKRALRHDLLRAGVYSILWDPTREDVTSVVTKTVRLIR
- a CDS encoding class I SAM-dependent methyltransferase — translated: MHELYTALAEYYDAIYRRRVERVSQEIDFVEGLFREDAEREVRRILDLACGTGIPTLELARRGYHVTGLDLHEEMLTVARRKAEREGLSVEFIRGNALEIDFEEEFDAITMFFSSIMYFDDSTIQELFNSVKWALRPGGIFIADFPCWYYGGRDGPIVWDERKGDERLIITDWREIEPAFQKLHFKRLVQIVKPDGSVRAFMVDDELNIYTPREMRLLAEKHFRKVKIYGDLHELRPSDRRYWLVAVK